Proteins found in one Lonchura striata isolate bLonStr1 chromosome 27, bLonStr1.mat, whole genome shotgun sequence genomic segment:
- the LOC110477082 gene encoding tubulin alpha-1C chain, whose protein sequence is MRECISIHVGQAGVQIGNACWELYCLEHGIQPDGQMPSDKTIGGGDDSFNTFFSETGAGKHVPRAVFVDLEPTVIDEVRTGTYRQLFHPEQLITGKEDAANNYARGHYTIGKEIIDLVLDRIRKLADQCTGLQGFLVFHSFGGGTGSGFTSLLMERLSVDYGKKSKLEFSIYPAPQVSTAVVEPYNSILTTHTTLEHSDCAFMVDNEAIYDICRRNLDIERPTYTNLNRLISQIVSSITASLRFDGALNVDLTEFQTNLVPYPRIHFPLATYAPVISAEKAYHEQLTVAEITNACFEPANQMVKCDPRHGKYMACCLLYRGDVVPKDVNAAIATIKTKRTIQFVDWCPTGFKVGINYQPPTVVPGGDLAKVQRAVCMLSNTTAIAEAWARLDHKFDLMYAKRAFVHWYVGEGMEEGEFSEAREDMAALEKDYEEVGADSIEGDEEGEEY, encoded by the exons ATG CGCGAGTGCATCTCCATCCACGTGGGCCAAGCGGGCGTGCAGATCGGCAATGCCTGCTGGGAGCTGTACTGCCTGGAGCACGGCATCCAGCCCGACGGGCAGATGCCCAGCGACAAGACCATCGGCGGGGGGGACGACTCCTTCAACACCTTCTTCAGCGAGACGGGCGCCGGCAAGCACGTGCCCCGGGCCGTGTTCGTGGACCTGGAGCCCACGGTGATCG ACGAGGTGCGCACCGGGACGTACCGGCAGCTCTTCCACCCCGAGCAGCTGATCACGGGCAAGGAGGATGCGGCCAACAACTACGCCCGCGGGCACTACACCATCGGGAAGGAGATCATCGACCTGGTCCTGGACCGCATCCGCAAGCTG GCTGACCAGtgcacagggctgcagggcttCCTGGTGTTCCACAGCTTTGGCGGTGGCACCGGCTCTGGCTTCACCTCCCTGCTGATGGAGCGGCTCTCTGTCGACTACGGCAAGAAGTCCAAGCTGGAGTTCTCCATCTACCCGGCCCCGCAGGTGTCCACGGCCGTGGTGGAGCCCTACAACTCCATCCTCACCACCCACACCACCCTGGAGCACTCCGACTGCGCCTTCATGGTGGACAACGAGGCCATCTACGACATCTGCCGCCGCAACCTGGACATCGAGCGTCCCACCTACACCAACTTGAACCGCCTCATCAGCCAGATCGTGTCCTCCATCACGGCCTCGCTGCGCTTTGACGGAGCCCTGAACGTCGACCTGACAGAATTCCAGACCAACCTGGTGCCCTACCCCCGCATCCACTTTCCTCTGGCCACCTACGCCCCGGTCATCTCTGCTGAGAAGGCTTATCACGAGCAGCTGACGGTGGCAGAGATCACCAACGCCTGCTTCGAGCCGGCCAACCAGATGGTCAAGTGTGACCCGCGGCACGGCAAGTACATGGCGTGCTGCCTGCTGTACCGCGGGGACGTGGTGCCCAAGGATGTCAACGCCGCCATCGCCACCATCAAGACCAAGCGCACCATCCAGTTTGTGGACTGGTGCCCCACTGGTTTCAAGGTGGGCATCAACTACCAGCCGCCCACGGTGGTGCCCGGGGGCGACCTGGCCAAGGTGCAGCGCGCCGTGTGCATGCTGAGCAACACCACGGCCATCGCCGAGGCCTGGGCCCGCCTGGACCACAAGTTTGACCTGATGTACGCCAAGCGGGCGTTCGTGCACTGGTACGTGGGGGAGGGCATGGAGGAGGGTGAGTTCTCAGAGGCCCGTGAGGATATGGCTGCCCTGGAGAAGGATTATGAGGAGGTGGGGGCTGACAGCATCGAGGGCGATGAGGAAGGGGAAGAATACTAG
- the PRPH gene encoding peripherin, which produces MSRRDREPGMPPPLTVAPERLAAAAAARGAEREELAALNDRFAAFLERVRALERQNGTLRAALGRATAATGPRTGLVQGELRGLRERLQRLGRDRDRLQAERDGLATDLAALRQRLQDETQKREDAEKSLVLFRKDVDHATLSRLELERKVELLMDEIGFLKKLHEEELRDLEVSGPSPAGLAEVEVCKPELTAALREIRTQYESIAVKNLQEAEEWYKSKFADLSDAANRNHEALRLAKQEMNESRRQIQSLTCEVDGLKSVNEALQRQMQEMEDEFGEEIGNYQDVVGRLEQEIQQMKEEMARHLREYQDLLNVKMALDIEIATYRKLLEGEESRITIPLQPTPSFSMRSSVLEPQPAESPARRMVLIKTIETRDGQVRFGGALSERPNPAMGLIPKFSSCSKW; this is translated from the exons ATGAGCCGCCGTGACCGCGAGCCCGGGATGCCGCCGCCACTCACCGTGGCCCCAGAGCggctggcggcggcggcggcagcgcggggcgcggagcgggaGGAACTGGCGGCACTGAACGATCGTTTCGCCGCTTTCCTGGAGCGGGTGCGGGCGCTGGAACGGCAGAACGGGACCCTCCGCGCCGCCCTGGGCCGCGCCACCGCCGCCACCGGGCCCCGCACCGGGCTGGTGCAGGGGGAGCtgcgggggctgcgggagcggctgcagcgcCTCGGCCGCGACCGGGACCGGCTCCAGGCTGAGCGGGACGGGCTCGCCACCGACCTGGCGGCCCTGAGGCAGCG gctgcaggACGAGACACAGAAGCGCGAGGATGCCGAGAAGAGTCTGGTGCTGTTCCGCAAG GACGTGGACCACGCCACGCTGTCTCGCCTGGAGCTGGAGCGCAAGGTCGAGCTGCTGATGGACGAGATCGGCTTCCTCAAGAAGCTGCACGAGGAG GAGCTGCGGGACCTGGAGGTGAGCGGCCCCAGCCCGGCGGGGCTGGCCGAGGTGGAGGTGTGCAAGCCGGAGCTGACGGCTGCGCTGCGGGAGATCCGCACCCAGTACGAGAGCATCGCCGTCAAGAACCTGCAGGAAGCCGAGGAGTGGTACAAGTCAAAG TTCGCCGACCTCTCGGATGCAGCAAACCGTAACCACGAGGCGCTGCGGCTGGCCAAGCAGGAGATGAACGAGTCCCGCCGGCAGATCCAGAGCCTGACCTGCGAGGTGGACGGGCTGAAGAGCGTG AACGAGGCGCTGCAGCGGCAGATGCAGGAGATGGAGGATGAGTTCGGGGAGGAGATCGGGAACTACCAGGATGTGgtggggaggctggagcaggagatcCAGCAGATGAAGGAGGAGATGGCGCGGCACCTGCGCGAGTACCAGGACCTGCTGAACGTCAAGATGGCCTTGGACATCGAGATTGCCACGTACCGCAAGCTGCTGGAGGGCGAGGAGAGCCG GATCACCATCCCACTGCAGCCCACCCCCTCCTTCAGCATGAGGAGCTCAG TGCTGGAGCCCCAGCCTGCGGAGAGCCCAGCACGGAGGATGGTGCTCATCAAAACCATCGAGACACGGGACGGGCAGGTGAGATTTGGGGGTGCCCTGTCTGAGAGGCCCAACCCTGCCATGGGATTgatccccaaattctcctctTGCAGCAAGTGGTGA
- the LOC116184547 gene encoding tubulin alpha-1A chain, with translation MRECISIHVGQAGVQIGNACWELYCLEHGIQPDGQMPSDKTIGGGDDSFNTFFSETGAGKHVPRAVFVDLEPTVIDEVRTGTYRQLFHPEQLITGKEDAANNYARGHYTIGKEIIDLVLDRIRKLADQCTGLQGFLVFHSFGGGTGSGFTSLLMERLSVDYGKKSKLEFSIYPAPQVSTAVVEPYNSILTTHTTLEHSDCAFMVDNEAIYDICRRNLDIERPTYTNLNRLIGQIVSSITASLRFDGALNVDLTEFQTNLVPYPRIHFPLATYAPVISAEKAYHEQLSVAEITNACFEPANQMVKCDPRHGKYMACCLLYRGDVVPKDVNAAIATIKTKRTIQFVDWCPTGFKVGINYQPPTVVPGGDLAKVQRAVCMLSNTTAIAEAWARLDHKFDLMYAKRAFVHWYVGEGMEEGEFSEAREDMAALEKDYEEVGVDSVEGEGEEEGEEY, from the exons ATG CGCGAGTGCATCTCCATCCACGTGGGCCAAGCGGGCGTGCAGATCGGCAATGCCTGCTGGGAGCTGTACTGCCTGGAGCACGGCATCCAGCCCGACGGGCAGATGCCCAGCGACAAGACCATCGGCGGGGGGGACGACTCCTTCAACACCTTCTTCAGCGAGACGGGCGCCGGCAAGCACGTGCCCCGGGCCGTGTTCGTGGACCTGGAGCCCACGGTGATCG ACGAGGTGCGCACCGGGACGTACCGGCAGCTCTTCCACCCCGAGCAGCTGATCACGGGCAAGGAGGATGCGGCCAACAACTACGCCCGCGGGCACTACACCATCGGGAAGGAGATCATCGACCTGGTCCTGGACCGCATCCGCAAGCTG GCTGACCAGtgcacagggctgcagggcttCCTGGTGTTCCACAGCTTTGGCGGTGGCACCGGCTCTGGCTTCACCTCCCTGCTGATGGAGCGGCTCTCTGTCGACTACGGCAAGAAGTCCAAGCTGGAGTTCTCCATCTACCCGGCCCCACAGGTGTCCACGGCTGTGGTGGAGCCCTACAACTCCATCCTCACCACCCACACCACCCTGGAGCACTCCGACTGCGCCTTCATGGTGGACAACGAGGCCATCTACGACATCTGCCGCCGCAACCTGGACATCGAGCGTCCCACCTACACCAACCTCAACAGGTTGATAGGCCAGATCGTGTCCTCCATCACGGCCTCACTGCGCTTTGATGGAGCCCTGAATGTCGACCTGACGGAATTCCAGACCAACCTGGTGCCCTACCCCCGCATCCACTTTCCTCTGGCCACCTACGCCCCGGTCATCTCTGCTGAGAAGGCTTATCACGAGCAGCTCTCGGTGGCCGAGATCACCAACGCCTGCTTCGAGCCGGCCAACCAGATGGTCAAGTGTGACCCGCGGCACGGCAAGTACATGGCGTGCTGCCTGCTGTACCGCGGGGACGTGGTGCCCAAGGATGTCAACGCCGCCATCGCCACCATCAAGACCAAGCGCACCATCCAGTTTGTGGACTGGTGCCCCACTGGTTTCAAGGTGGGCATCAACTACCAGCCGCCCACGGTGGTGCCCGGGGGCGACCTGGCCAAGGTGCAGCGCGCCGTGTGCATGCTGAGCAACACCACGGCCATCGCCGAGGCCTGGGCCCGCCTGGACCACAAGTTTGACCTGATGTACGCCAAGCGGGCGTTCGTGCACTGGTACGTGGGGGAGGGCATGGAGGAGGGCGAGTTCTCAGAGGCCCGTGAGGATATGGCTGCCCTGGAGAAGGATTATGAGGAGGTGGGGGTGGATTCtgtggaaggggaaggagaggaggaaggggaggaataCTAA